In Periplaneta americana isolate PAMFEO1 chromosome 4, P.americana_PAMFEO1_priV1, whole genome shotgun sequence, one DNA window encodes the following:
- the LOC138698896 gene encoding uncharacterized protein, which translates to MQNAVAAVLDKTMGYKKASKSFGVPQTTLEARVKKARSGMSLEDATKKGLGRYESVFNQEQEKELTEHILLMESRLFGLTIDEVRSLAFELAEKNNLAHSFNRTKKMAGKCWFYSFLKRNPQLSLRSAEPTSLARAMGFNRVVVKQFFDLLSDLYKKHNFTADRVFNVDETGIRTVPNKQSKVLALRGKRQVGGLVSAERGILVTAETCMSASGIYMPTMFVFPRQRAKPELLDNAPPGSTAEYHPSGWMQKDLFVKWFQRFVEFSKPSKEKPVLLLLDGHSTHTKSIELIEMAKGNNVHLLCFPPHCTHRMQPLDVAFMAPLSNYYSQEARKWLQSHPGRVITVNQVAGLYGTAFMKAASIDTAENAFLKTGIFPLDQDIFPDWMFQPAETTNINPPLKKADVQSSGSTESSNQTLTVPSTPEEANETLSIASTSGSSQSDSPIPATSAFQVSPQELKPIPRAERKEESTKRRRGKTAILTSSPYKEELISSMKNGKTAKRKLQMEPNATKSTATKNGRGKKKAKKAVIVEDYNTSSEEEGEEDNAACIYCNELFSNSKSEEGWVKCHKCSEWAHEQCAGIDDEDDERYTCDFCT; encoded by the exons ATGCAAAATGCCGTTGCTGCAGTATTAGACAAAACAATGGGCTATAAGAAAGCCTCCAAATCATTCGGTGTTCCGCAGACTACTTTGGAAGCACGTGTGAAAAAAGCCCGGAGTGGAATGTCTCTAGAGGATGCTACAAAGAAag GTCTAGGCCGCTACGAATCGGTGTTTAATCAGGAGCAGGAAAAagaactgactgagcatattctgTTAATGGAAAGCCGATTGTTTGGACTGACCATTGATGAGGTGCGCAGCCTTGCTTTTGAATTGGCAGAGAAAAACAATTTGGCACATAGCTTCAACAGAACTAAGAAAATGGCAGGAAAATGTTGGTTCTATTCGTTCTTGAAGAGGAATCCTCAACTAAGCCTGCGTTCTGCTGAACCAACATCTCTTGCCAGAGCAATGGGCTTCAATAGAGTAGTGGTGAAGCAATTCTTTGACCTACTTTCTGATCTCTACAAGAAGCACAACTTCACAGCAGACAGGGTATTCAACGTCGATGAGACGGGAATAAGAACTGTCCCTAATAAGCAATCTAAAGTACTTGCTTTGAGGGGAAAACGACAAGTTGGTGGTTTGGTTTCTGCGGAGAGAGGCATCTTAGTGACTGCTGAAACCTGCATGAGCGCTTCGGGAATTTATATGCCCACAATGTTTGTGTTCCCACGACAAAGAGCTAAGCCTGAGCTGCTCGATAATGCTCCGCCAGGATCTACTGCAGAGTATCACCCCAGTGGATGGATGCAGAAAGATCTTTTTGTGAAATGGTTTCAACGTTTCGTTGAATTTTCAAAACCATCGAAAGAGAAACCAGTTCTTCTGCTTCTGGATGGTCACTCAACCCATACAAAAAGCATTGAGCTTATTGAGATGGCTAAAGGAAACAATGTCCATCTCTTATGCTTCCCCCCGCACTGCACCCATCGTATGCAGCCACTGGACGTTGCTTTCATGGCACCTCTGAGTAATTACTACTCTCAGGAGGCTCGAAAGTGGCTGCAATCTCATCCTGGACGAGTGATAACAGTCAATCAAGTTGCAGGATTGTATGGAACAGCCTTCATGAAAGCTGCTTCGATTGACACTGCTGAGAATGCATTCCTCAAAACTGGAATCTTCCCTCTCGATCAAGATATTTTTCCTGACTGGATGTTCCAGCCTGCTGAAACTACAAATATAAACCCACCATTGAAGAAAGCTGATGTCCAGTCTTCGGGTTCTACAGAGTCATCAAACCAAACGTTAACTGTTCCATCTACTCCAGAGGAGGCAAATGAAACATTGTCTATAGCATCCACATCAGGGTCTTCCCAGTCAGACAGTCCTATTCCTGCAACTTCAGCTTTCCAAGTTTCTCCGCAGGAACTAAAGCCAATACCGAGGgcagaaagaaaagaggaaagcacaaaaagaagaagaggaaaaacaGCGATTTTAACAAGTTCTCCTTACAAAGAAGAACTAATTTCTTCGATGAAAAATGGGAAGACAGCAAAAAGGAAGCTCCAAATGGAACCAAATGCTACAAAATCCACTGCAACAAAAAATGGCAGAGGAAAGAAGAAGGCAAAGAAAGCAGTCATAGTAGAGGATTATAACACATCATcggaagaggaaggagaagaagatAACGCAGCTTGCATTTATTGCAACGAACTATTTTCAAATTCTAAGTCTGAAGAGGGATGGGTAAAATGTCATAAGTGCAGTGAATGGGCTCATGAACAGTGTGCCGGCATTGATGATGAGGACGATGAACGTTATACTTGTGATTTTTGCACATAA